Within Saccharomonospora cyanea NA-134, the genomic segment CGGGCTGTAGACGTAGGCGGAGGCCCCGGCGACCGACAGCATCAGCAGGATCTCCTCGGGCGCGTACGCGACCGAGGACATCGGATCGGAGGAGAACACCGGCAGCGCGATCCGCTTGGGCAGCAACGTGCGCGGCAGGCTGTCGCTTCGGAAAGGTCTGCCCAGCAGAATGCGCTTCGTCGCCGTGGCGAACTTGGACACGGCAGGAGCGTAAACCCCGGCGAGGCCACCGCGCGAAGGGCGTCGAGCCGCCCTCACCCGCGTGCTCGGTCCGGTGGCGGATCGAGCGGCCCGCCACCGGCACACGCGGGGTAGGTTGAGCTCTGACGCCAGTCGAGACGCCGGCCCGGTGAGGCGGCGAGGAGGAGAGCAGCGTGCACGTGGTGATCATGGGATGCGGCCGGGTCGGCGCGTCCCTCGCAGCGGCCCTCGAGCGGCTGGGGCACGACGTCGCGGTGATCGACAAGCAGAGGGAGTCGTTCCGCAGGCTCGGCCCCCACTTCCACGGCCAGCAGGTGCTCGGCATGGGATTCGACCGGGACGTCCTCGTCGAGGCCGGCATCGAGAAGGCGGGAGCGTTCGCCGCGGTGTCCAGCGGCGACAACTCCAACATCATCTCCGCTCGGGTCGCCCGGGAGACCTTCGGCGTCGAACACGTCGTCGCCCGGATCTACGACTCCAAACGGGCAGCCGTGTACGAACGGCTGGGTATCCCGACCGTCGCCACCGTCCCGTGGACCACCGACCGGTTCCTGCGCACTCTGCTGCCGGAGGGCACCGCCACGTCCTGGCGCGAACCGACCGGCACCGTCGCGCTGCTGCAACTGCCGCTGCACGAGGACTGGATCGGCCGCAGCGTCCGGCAGCTCGAAACCGAGACGGGATGCCGGGTGGCGTTCATCATGCGGTTCGGGACCGGCGTCCTTCCCGATTCGAGGACCGTGCTCCAAGCCGACGACGTCGTCTACGTGGCGGCGTTGTCCGGCACTATCACCGACGTCACGAGTGTGGCCGCGCGGCCACCCCAGGAGGAGAGCTGATGCGGGTCGCGATCGCGGGTGCCGGTGCGGTGGGACGCTCCATCGCCTCGGAGCTCATCGAGGCCGGGCACACCGTCATGCTCATCGAGCGCCAGTCGCAGCAGTTCCTGCCGGAGACCGTCGAACATGCCGACTGGGTGCTCGGTGACGCCTGCGAGGTCTCCACCCTGGAGGACTCGGGGCTGCAGTTGTGCGACGTCGTCATCGCCGCGACGGGGGACGACAAGGTCAACCTGGTGGTGTCCCTGCTCGCCAAGACGGAGTTCGCCGTACGCCGAGTGGTGGCTCGGGTGAACAACCCCGCCAACGAGTGGTTGTTCACCGAGAGCTGGGGCGTGGACGTGGCGGTCTCCACCCCACGCATGCTGGCCGCGATGGTGGAGGAGGCGGTCAGCGTCGGCGACCTCGTGCGGCTGATGACGTTCCGGCAGGGACAGGCCAACCTCGTGGAGATGACACTGCCCTCCGACACCCCGCTGGCGGGCAAGGCCGTGCGGGAGCTGGCTCTGCCGCGCGACGCCGCACTGGTCACCATCCTCCGGGGCGAGCGGGTCATCGTGCCGCAGCCCGACGACCCGTTGGAGCCCGGCGACGAGCTGTTGTTCGTCTCACCGACCGACACCGAGCCCGGTATCCGTCGGGCTCTGGGAGTGGGCGAGAACGGCACGGGGACGACGCCGTGACGCGGTGACGGCGCGTTGGTTCACGCCTGGGTGGGCGGCGGCTGACCGTACTTGACCCGCAACCGGGCCTCGATCTCCTCGTCGGTCTCGGCGGGCTCGGCCGCCGCCGCGAGCTCGGCGAGCCTGCGGTCGGAACGCCGCACGGCCCACACCACGACGAGAAGTGCCAGCCCGTACAGCGGGTAACCCATCGCGATCTTCGCGAAGGCCAGCCAGCCGGTGAGGTCCTCGTCGTAGAGCCACCGCTGGACCACGAACCGCGCTGCGAACACCGCGGCCAGGGCCAGCGTGGCGATGTCGTAGCCGAGCCGGGACGTCCTGTCCTTCCGCCAGGCCATGCCGCTGCCGTTGAGGAGGTTCCACACCACGCCCGCCAACGGCCACCGGACCACCACGGACCCGGCGAGGACGGCGAAGTACACCAGGCTCGTCCAGATGCCGAACAGGAAGAAGCCCTTGGCCGACCCCGTCCGATACGCGAGGAACGCCGCGATACCGACCGCGAACAGCCCTGAGATCGCAGGCTGGAGCGGCTCCTTGCGCACCAGGCGGACCACGGCGATCGCCACGGCGCTGCCGACCGCGCTCCAGATGGCGACGGTGAGCCCGAACAGGGCGTTGGCCAGCACGAACACCACGACCGGCAACGACGAGTACAGCAGCCCCGAGACGCCGCCCATCTGCTCAAGGAGGGTCGGCTGGGGTTCGCGCGAGTCCGAGCCGGGCGACTCCCCGGTCCGGCGGTCGTCCTCCTCCGAGGCCGTGTCCTGGTCGGTGTCGCCGTCGGTGCGGGATCGCTCGGAATGCTCAGTCACGCGCGGATACTCTCATCTGGTCGGCTGCAACAGTTCGTAGTACGGGTTGTACAGCACCTTGTGACCGTCGCGCTCGGCGAGCCTGCCCCGTACCTTGATCGTCCGGCCGGGCTCGATGCCGGGAATACGGCGTCTGCCGAGCCACACGAGCGTCACGTCGTCGGTGCCGTCGAACAACTCCGCCTCCAGCGTGGCCGCAGCGCTGCCCGGACACAAGTCCACGCTGCGCAACCGCCCCAGCACGGTCACTTCCTCACCAGAGCGGCAGTCGCACGCTCTGCGGGCTCCCCCTGCCTCGGACCGTTCTGAGAGGTCGTCGGCGTCCAGTTCGTCGATGTCACTGGTCAGTTTGCGAACCAACCGGCTGAAATAGCCGCCGTCCTTGGCGGGCATGGCGCCTGCTCCTGTGTCATCCTCAAAGGCCCCGATGCCGGGCCCTTCACCGCCAGCGTAACCCTGTCCGGGGTAGCGAATCGGAGTTCCGCCAGGATCGCAACGTGACCTCGGTTATGCCCGCCCGAACAGCCGTTCTCCTCCCCGGAACCGGGTCGGACGAGATCTTCGTCCGCGCGGTCTTCACCCGCC encodes:
- a CDS encoding OB-fold nucleic acid binding domain-containing protein, translating into MPAKDGGYFSRLVRKLTSDIDELDADDLSERSEAGGARRACDCRSGEEVTVLGRLRSVDLCPGSAAATLEAELFDGTDDVTLVWLGRRRIPGIEPGRTIKVRGRLAERDGHKVLYNPYYELLQPTR
- a CDS encoding potassium channel family protein; translated protein: MHVVIMGCGRVGASLAAALERLGHDVAVIDKQRESFRRLGPHFHGQQVLGMGFDRDVLVEAGIEKAGAFAAVSSGDNSNIISARVARETFGVEHVVARIYDSKRAAVYERLGIPTVATVPWTTDRFLRTLLPEGTATSWREPTGTVALLQLPLHEDWIGRSVRQLETETGCRVAFIMRFGTGVLPDSRTVLQADDVVYVAALSGTITDVTSVAARPPQEES
- a CDS encoding potassium channel family protein — translated: MRVAIAGAGAVGRSIASELIEAGHTVMLIERQSQQFLPETVEHADWVLGDACEVSTLEDSGLQLCDVVIAATGDDKVNLVVSLLAKTEFAVRRVVARVNNPANEWLFTESWGVDVAVSTPRMLAAMVEEAVSVGDLVRLMTFRQGQANLVEMTLPSDTPLAGKAVRELALPRDAALVTILRGERVIVPQPDDPLEPGDELLFVSPTDTEPGIRRALGVGENGTGTTP
- a CDS encoding DUF3159 domain-containing protein, with translation MTEHSERSRTDGDTDQDTASEEDDRRTGESPGSDSREPQPTLLEQMGGVSGLLYSSLPVVVFVLANALFGLTVAIWSAVGSAVAIAVVRLVRKEPLQPAISGLFAVGIAAFLAYRTGSAKGFFLFGIWTSLVYFAVLAGSVVVRWPLAGVVWNLLNGSGMAWRKDRTSRLGYDIATLALAAVFAARFVVQRWLYDEDLTGWLAFAKIAMGYPLYGLALLVVVWAVRRSDRRLAELAAAAEPAETDEEIEARLRVKYGQPPPTQA